One Methylorubrum extorquens genomic window, GAGGAGGCCCTCGGTCGGCTGTTCTCGCCGCCGCTCTTCCCCGTCACGCTCGACGTGCTGCCCTGCAGCTTCGCGCATCACGGTTTCCGGGCGGGCGAGTCGCTCACCTTCGCCGACGGCATCCGGGTCGATACGATTCTGCTCGACCACCCGCAGGGATCGACCGGTTACCGCTTCGACCACGGCGGCAAGCGGCTCTGCGTCATCAGCGACATCGAGCACGGCGCGAACTGGCCTGATCCGGACCTGTGCCGCTTCGTCGAGGGGGCCGACCTCCTCGTCTACGACGGCATGTTCACCGAAGGCGAGTATCCCTGCTGCAAGGGCTGGGGCCACTCGACCTGGCAGAAGGGCGTGGAGCTGGCCAAGGGCGCGGGCGCCAAGGCGCTCGCCATCATCCACCTGCATCCGTGCCATTCGGACGTGCAGTTGCGCGCGGTCGAGGCCGAAATGCAGGCCGAGATGCCCACCGCCTTCATCGCCCGCGAACGGCAGTCGATCGAGGTGGGCCGGCCGCTCGTGGGCCTTGCCGAGACGCCGGTGCTGGCGCTTGCCCGCCGGGCCTGAGGCGGCCGGGCACCCCTGATCTCAGCGTCGTTCCGTCATCCCGAGGCGAAGTCGAAACGGCGCTACGCTGTCGGAAGCATGCGCTGACCGACAGGCGCGGCCCCTCTCCCGGGCGGGAGAGCGGCCGCACTCAGCCTCCTTACAGAGCCGTCGTCGCGTTCGCCCCTTCCTCGCGGCCGATGCGGCTGTGCTTGCGGCTCCAGGCGAAATAGATCACGAGGCCGATCGCCAGCCAGATCAGGAGGCGCAGCCACGTGTCGCCGTCGAGCGAGAGCATCATGCCGAGGCAGAACAGGGCGCCGAGGATCGGCACGAACGGCACCAGCGGCGTGCGGTAGGCGCGCGGGGCGTCGGGCTGGGTGCGGCGCAGGATGACGACCCCGGCGCAGACGAGGATGAAGGCGAGCAGCGTGCCGATGCTGGTCATATGGCCGAGCTGCGAGATCGGCAGGAAGCCGCCGAGCGCGCTGGTGAACACCATGAAGAACAGGTTCGAGCGGTAGGGCGTCTTCCACTTCGGATGGATCGCCGAGAAGAAGCCCGGCAGCAGCCGGTCCTTCGACATGGAGTAGAACACCCGGCTCTGGCCGAGCAGCAGCACGAGGATCACGGTCGAGAAGCCGCAGATCACGCCGAAGGTGACGAGGCTCTTCAGCCACGGAAACGGCGTCGCGGCGATCGCCGTGTTCACCGGGGCGGCGTCACCCCGCATGGCGTCGTAGTGGACGAGGCCGGTCAGCACGCCCGCGAACGCGATGTAGAGCACCGTGCAGATCGCCAGCGAGCCGAGGATGCCGATCATCATGTTGCGCTGGGGGTTCTTGGCCTCCTGCGCCGCGGTCGAGACCGCGTCGAAGCCGACATAGGCGAAGAACACCACGCCGGCCGCGCGCATCACGCCGCTCCAGCCATACTCGCCGAAGGTGCCGGTGTTCGGCGGCAGGAAGGGGTCGTAGTTCTGCGCCTTCACGTAGAACAGGCCGACCCCGATCACGATGGCCACGACGGCGAGCTTGAGCAGCACCACCGCGCCGTTGACG contains:
- a CDS encoding MBL fold metallo-hydrolase is translated as MTLPYPAEDDSLVLRFWGVRGSTPVSGPETAEFGGNTPCLEIRCGERLFVIDAGSGLGAFGRNCRESLPQDIDLLFSHLHLDHTAGLPFFKPAVLDGTRTIHTYCGNLDGASAEEALGRLFSPPLFPVTLDVLPCSFAHHGFRAGESLTFADGIRVDTILLDHPQGSTGYRFDHGGKRLCVISDIEHGANWPDPDLCRFVEGADLLVYDGMFTEGEYPCCKGWGHSTWQKGVELAKGAGAKALAIIHLHPCHSDVQLRAVEAEMQAEMPTAFIARERQSIEVGRPLVGLAETPVLALARRA
- a CDS encoding amino acid permease is translated as MASGLASDLFRIKTLERLNADAESGEDKLERHLGPWSLIGLGIGAVIGAGLFSLTGIAAAEHAGPAVTVSFAIAAIGCALAGMCYSELAGMIPVAGSAYTYTYATMGEFIAWIIGWDLVLEYAVGAATVSVSWSRYVTRFMRDTLGINLPGSLVHSPFETYQLADGSVAHGLVNLPAMLIVVAASALLIVGIRESARVNGAVVLLKLAVVAIVIGVGLFYVKAQNYDPFLPPNTGTFGEYGWSGVMRAAGVVFFAYVGFDAVSTAAQEAKNPQRNMMIGILGSLAICTVLYIAFAGVLTGLVHYDAMRGDAAPVNTAIAATPFPWLKSLVTFGVICGFSTVILVLLLGQSRVFYSMSKDRLLPGFFSAIHPKWKTPYRSNLFFMVFTSALGGFLPISQLGHMTSIGTLLAFILVCAGVVILRRTQPDAPRAYRTPLVPFVPILGALFCLGMMLSLDGDTWLRLLIWLAIGLVIYFAWSRKHSRIGREEGANATTAL